A stretch of Desertibacillus haloalkaliphilus DNA encodes these proteins:
- the atpH gene encoding ATP synthase F1 subunit delta — protein LTHPKVTVAQKQAFIKESFKGLSDVSLNALLMLIDRKRTDILVPMVNKYKELAYEAQDMAEAIVYSTKPLTEKEQDHIAKVFAKKAKKSKLELKNIVDSELIGGIKIRIG, from the coding sequence TCTTAACTCATCCGAAAGTGACCGTTGCACAGAAGCAAGCTTTTATCAAAGAAAGCTTTAAAGGCTTAAGCGACGTGAGCTTAAATGCACTTCTTATGTTAATTGACCGTAAACGAACAGATATCCTTGTTCCAATGGTAAATAAATATAAAGAATTAGCTTACGAGGCTCAAGATATGGCTGAAGCGATCGTGTATTCGACTAAGCCATTAACTGAGAAAGAGCAAGATCATATCGCAAAGGTATTTGCGAAAAAGGCAAAGAAGTCAAAGCTTGAATTAAAAAACATCGTTGATTCAGAGTTAATCGGCGGAATTAAGATCCGTATTGGGG